One window from the genome of Candidatus Woesearchaeota archaeon encodes:
- a CDS encoding adenylate/guanylate cyclase domain-containing protein, whose protein sequence is MNNQKVIAYILISLICSSLLLGLYGIGLFSNIELVLTDALYGGKTALPNIKIIGVDDKSLQKIGRWPWNRAVFVETLSLLSEAKIVGVDIAFFEESEKNSDELLAAQVKKNRNVIMPVEYTNFIQTGSKVAGNELLEPYPALKEATINLGYVNIITDNDGISRAINLDLSNEYENFAYAIYKHAIDGAKNYFGSRFVINFIGKPYSFEYYSITDVIDGVVSAKVFKDSIVLIGATSPDMHDDYFVPTSSGKAMPGVEVHANIIQTMILGSQLEKQNWFSLFFIILINGLIITLVCYLISFRIGFIVSVIMNIIYLFFVISYFNKNSILNILYPLFSIWLSYFSSLCYSYLNHKKHKKEILNAFGKYVSSDVIAEILKNPDKLRLGGEKKEITIFFSDIRGFTPFSEKLTPEQLVHSLNEYLTRMTTIIMKNGGTVDKYMGDAIMAFWGAPLNDKDHAVKACASSIKMMSELKQLQSEWESQSLPTFDIGIGLNTGFAVVGNMGSYDRFDYTAMGDTVNLGSRLEGTNKEYCTHIIISQFTQKLIKNNFVTRKLDMVRVKGKNEPITIYELVSFGNEKSALILDFEKGFELYQQKKFDSALNIFKKHGEDGPSKVFISRCEEFLKNPPDPNWDGVWVMKSK, encoded by the coding sequence ATGAATAATCAAAAAGTAATTGCTTATATATTAATATCTTTAATTTGCAGCAGCTTATTGCTTGGACTATACGGAATAGGTTTATTTTCTAATATTGAATTGGTTTTAACAGATGCATTATACGGCGGGAAAACGGCCTTGCCGAACATTAAAATTATCGGGGTTGACGATAAAAGTTTACAAAAAATCGGCAGATGGCCTTGGAACCGGGCCGTGTTTGTTGAAACATTATCATTATTAAGCGAAGCTAAAATTGTTGGGGTAGATATTGCTTTTTTTGAAGAATCTGAAAAAAATAGTGATGAGTTATTAGCTGCGCAGGTTAAAAAAAATCGTAATGTAATTATGCCTGTTGAATATACAAATTTTATTCAAACAGGTAGCAAAGTTGCAGGTAATGAATTACTCGAACCATATCCCGCATTAAAAGAAGCTACCATTAATCTTGGATATGTAAATATTATCACGGACAATGACGGAATAAGCAGAGCAATTAACCTTGACTTGTCTAATGAATATGAAAACTTTGCTTATGCTATATATAAACACGCGATTGATGGCGCAAAGAATTACTTCGGTTCAAGATTCGTGATTAATTTTATAGGCAAGCCATATAGTTTTGAATATTATTCCATTACAGACGTGATAGATGGCGTCGTTTCTGCAAAAGTGTTTAAAGATTCAATTGTATTAATCGGCGCAACATCGCCGGATATGCATGATGATTATTTTGTGCCTACGTCTTCAGGCAAAGCTATGCCGGGAGTGGAAGTGCACGCTAACATTATCCAAACTATGATTTTAGGAAGCCAATTGGAAAAACAAAATTGGTTTAGTTTGTTTTTTATAATATTAATAAATGGTTTAATTATTACCCTGGTTTGTTACTTAATAAGTTTTAGAATTGGTTTTATTGTTTCGGTAATTATGAACATTATTTATTTGTTTTTTGTAATTTCATATTTCAATAAAAATTCGATATTAAATATTTTATACCCTCTATTTAGTATATGGTTGTCTTATTTTAGTTCATTATGTTATTCTTATTTGAATCATAAAAAACATAAAAAAGAAATATTAAATGCTTTCGGTAAATATGTGTCATCGGATGTTATTGCAGAAATATTAAAAAACCCGGACAAACTCCGGCTTGGCGGAGAAAAAAAAGAAATTACTATCTTTTTTTCTGACATCCGCGGATTTACGCCTTTTTCCGAAAAATTAACACCGGAACAATTAGTGCATTCGCTTAATGAATACTTAACAAGGATGACAACTATTATTATGAAAAACGGCGGCACTGTTGATAAATATATGGGCGACGCAATAATGGCTTTTTGGGGCGCACCGTTAAATGATAAAGATCATGCGGTTAAAGCTTGCGCAAGTTCGATAAAGATGATGTCTGAATTAAAACAATTGCAGTCTGAATGGGAATCACAAAGCTTGCCAACTTTTGACATCGGCATTGGTTTAAATACTGGCTTCGCTGTTGTAGGAAATATGGGTTCATACGACAGGTTTGATTATACTGCGATGGGTGATACTGTTAATTTGGGTTCAAGATTAGAAGGCACCAATAAAGAGTATTGCACTCACATTATAATTAGCCAGTTCACGCAAAAATTAATTAAAAATAATTTTGTGACGCGTAAACTTGATATGGTTAGGGTTAAGGGCAAAAATGAACCTATAACAATTTATGAGTTAGTTTCTTTTGGTAATGAAAAAAGTGCGCTTATTTTAGATTTCGAAAAAGGTTTTGAACTTTATCAGCAGAAAAAATTTGATTCTGCTCTGAATATTTTTAAGAAGCATGGCGAAGATGGTCCATCTAAAGTGTTTATATCCCGCTGCGAAGAATTTTTAAAAAATCCGCCAGATCCAAACTGGGACGGTGTTTGGGTCATGAAAAGTAAATAA